TTGGACAATTTCTCATccttattttctattaatatcCAATCTAATATTGGTTGTCCATCTATgagaaaaatagaaacaacacaagacataaaaaataatgtcataaaatgaataatatacatatatatatatattaatataaagaaTCAGTACTTCGGTCTAAAGCGGTTAACTGGTATGGGTTCTTTGAGAAGCGTATTCAGTGCATCCATTGACCCCTGCGAAACATTTGTTCACAAATGCAGTTCAAAGCTTATGAGCTGAAAACATGTTAGATATCATTCTCTAATTTACCTAACCTGAGACAGTATCATAAATGGAAACTGGTCAGAAAACATGACTTTGTGCCCAGCTGCATATTCTGGATCCACAGGCCTTGTTTCTGAAGCTGAATGAAAATAATGCaacaaaacaaatgtgtaaCTTTATATAGCTTGAAACAGGCAACACCTAGTATACATAAGTAGCTGTTGCGATACAGTGTTGCAACCATGTAgattattttcatcttcaacTGAAATTCTTCCACTTAAAAGTCCACACTAGTCTGACAATACATGCCACatatgattaattttgtatAGCATACTTACCGGTATTAAAACGAACAAGTCGACTGGGTTTTCCGAGATAATTCGAAAACCATTTTGATGCCTCAGCTCCCTCATCCAATGCAGCCCCAAACCATTCCCAGACAGAGACACCATCAGCTACTTCTTGTGGTGGGGTCAGGGAAATCTTCAGCTCATCCATGCCAGGTGCTTTTATCACTGAGAATGGAGGATGAAGGGTAACTTTATAGCTTTAAAACACTAACTCCGCTTAACCATCAATGCTAAGCGTGGGTAGTGACTAGTGagaaaaaaaactagaaaatcaGTTTTTCAGGCCAGTCATCCCTCCACAAGCTAATCAATACGACAACAGTGTGGAAGGAAAAATGAGTAACATAGCAATAGTTTTAGATCGTGGGTGACTCGTGGATGGGGATGCATTCCTTAAGCAGTGGAAAATGAATAATACTTTCTGACGAAAAATAGATGCTAAAGTCTATTATTAAAAACCCAGATTCTAGATACCCTTTGCACAAGCAAAACAActacaaaataaaaagtaaagccAGATTAAGCTATAATGTAGTTCATTGCAAAAACAGATAAACATCTATGGATAATCAATGAAGACGACATactagccaaaaaaaaaatggcctCCAAAGTAAATTgtcttacaataaaaaataatttcaacagcataattttgaaaatattaccTAGACAGGAATTTTTATTGGGTTCCCAACCCTCCAAAAATGCTTCATTTGGTAACTCAGTCTCAACGAGAGCAAGTGTTGGTTCAACTCTCTGGGTATATGCCCTCCCTTTGCTGTTCACAATTAACCATTGCCTATCCCATCGAAATCCTACAAAATACAAATCAAAGAGAAGtggaatattttattaatatgtgCACACACATAAATTACACACTGTCTATCCAAATTGTCACTATAATCCTATAACCTGGAACGTACCAATATATTATTACCAAAAATGAAggaattaatgaaaaaaaaaattacttgatGATAATTTGAATTTTCTTACGTACACTGCGAAATGAATAAAGaccaaaaccacataaataatgACCTAGAATATGTTCTAgctactatttatttattttaaaaaaaagagtaaaaactAGCAGCACCATAATACAGCCCCTTGATCATAGAAAACATCTAAGAGAACAGAGATAAACAACTTAAGTAAAGTACTTATCTTCTTCCCTTCTGGGTCCTAAAGaaaatagttataatttttaagcaaaaaCCGGTCAAGGAAATATGAATGAAACTAGTGTGAAGATGAAAGGCATACCAGTAGGAGTAAGAAAACACTGAGGAGCTGATATTCCACGACAAGATTTTATTGGATATACGAGTATTGATGAGACTGCAGCTATGGGTTCTTCTGATATGacctccatttttttttttttctctcaatctGTCTGCACAATTGTCTCCGTGTTGCCTCCTCACTATTTACGTTAAAGAGAACTAGCTCCAAGCACGCAACCGCtgttgctaattaattataagCGGACACATAGTGCTATATTAAAATGCCAAATAGCAATGCTATTAAAATGCCAAATAGCAATGCTATAGTGTCGTGTTTATTGTCTTATCATTCTTTACTAGCTTATGCGCACGTGTCATGCACGTGTATGACGGCATATCTAAAATGTGATATGTATTGTAATataatgtattgtattgtattgtgttgGATTATGTTagattgtattatattatattagtattattttttttttttttttgaggaaaaaGTCTTGTATAAACAACAAAACAAGACTAACTGAAAGGTAAAGAACCATTCCAGAGGAATTCACTATCAAGCCCAATACCCCACTTAGCAACCCTATGAGCAATAGTATTAAACTCCCTATTGACATGAGCCACCCGTAGAGATGGGCGAATAGATAACAAGTTCTTAATACAAACAATTAAATCATCGACAGAACTACAACCCAGAGTGCCATGATGAAGTTTATCAACAATGGATTTGCAATCTGTCTTCAATACATCCACAGGCAGGCAAATAGAATAAGCCCACTGCAAAGCATGCACCACTGCCTTAGCCTCAGCCACCATCGGTGAAACACAACCTGAAAATGGTTTAGCCAATCCTGCTACCACCTGGCCTGAATGATTAAGAACAGCAACCCCAATGCTGTGCTTCTGTCTATTCAGATCAATGGCTGCATCAGTAAAGATCTGGAAATCACCTTCAGGTGGGAACTGCTGTAAAATTGTCTGATCCGAATTGGAAGCACAAGGCAGCACCTGATCCTGCTGTGAATCTAAATACTTGAAGAAAAAAGTGACACTCCAATCATAAACATCCAAAGGTTGGTTACACAGATTATGATGAAAAATATTATTCCTTAGATTCCAAAGAGCCCATAAAAAACAGCACAAAATACAGAAGTAATCTTTGTCCAAATCAAGAgccatattacaaaagaaatCATACATAGTAAGatgtttatatttataataataggaGACAAACCTTGAAGACTTCCAAGCTTTCCTTGATCTGGAACAATCTAGTAAAGCATGCTTGACCGTCTCAGGATGAATTTTACATAATGGACATAAAGGAGAATCAATAACACATCTTTTATTTAGAGAGAAAGAAACAGGAAGAGCATTAGAAAGCATTCGCCAAATAAAAACTTTAACTTTTGGAGGAATTTTAGAATTCCAAATTTTTGACCAAAACTTTTTAGAAGCAAAGAAAGAAGAGGAGGAAGGAAGATCTTGAGAGGAAAAGGCAAGGTGATAGGCAGTTTTAACCGTAAACTCCCCCGAACTATGATGACCCCAGATAATATCATCCTTGCCAAACTCACCTAACACAGGAACACTAAGAATCTCATCAACCAAAGGAGCAGAAAAACAATTGGTTAGCTTAGCAACATCCCAATCCCCAGAAGCAGTAATAAAATAAGACAAAAAAGGGGAAGGAGGCAAGTTATCAGAGAAGAATTTAAATCTATTATTAGGAATCCAATGGTCCTCAATAGTTCGAATATCACTACCATCACCAACCTTCCATAAAAGACCCAAATTTAACAACTCTCTACCCCATAAAATGCTCCTCCAAGAGAAGGAAGGATTGTGACCAGACTTAGCCTGAAGAAAAGAACTACGGGGAAAATATCTGGCATGGAGTACCTGAGCAAGGAGAGAAGAAGGATTTTTTAAAATACGCCAAGCTTGCTTAGCAAGCATTGCTTGATTAAAATGAACAAGAGATCTAAAACCTAATCCCCCCAAAAACTTTGACTTACACAACGATTTCCAAGACTTCCAATGTATCTTATGAGAATTTCCAACTGAACCCCACCAGAATCTGGCCATCACAGCTTCGATCCCCTTACATAATTTAACAGGTAGACGGAAACAAGCCATGGCATAAGCTGGAATAGCTTGAATGACAGCCTTCAGAAGAACCTCTTTACCAGCCCTAGAAAAACATTTAACCGACCACCCTCTCAGCACAGAATTAACCTTATCCTTCAAAAAAGCAAAAGAATGATACTTAGATCTAGATAAGCACTGCGGAAGTCCTAAATATTTACATATGAAGGGTCGATCCTCAAGATTAAACGCATTAAAGAAAGTAGCACGAATATCAGACAGAGTATTAGGAGAAAACAAAATAGAAGACTTAGCAAAATTAATAACTTGTCCCGAAGCCTTAGAATAAACATCAAAAACCTCTTGAAGGGCTGAACAGGACGCTCTATTAGCAGTACAAAAAATGAGACTATCATCAGCAAAAAATAGATGAGAAAGAGATGGGGCAGTTCAAGAAATAGCAACTCCCTTAAGCATACCATTATCTTGTTTGGCTCTTAACAGAGCAGAAAGGCCCTCGGCACAAAGAATGAAAAGATAAGGGGACAGAGGGTCCCCTTGCCTGATACCCCTAGAAGGCTGAATGGAACCACATACAGAGCCATTAATCAAAAAAGAAAGTGAGGTAGCAGTAATACATTTCATAATAAGAGAAACAAATCGGGGAGGAAAATTGAAATGAAACATGACACTCTCTAAATAATGCCAATCAACACGGTCAAAAGCCTTGGACATGTCCAATTTAAGAGCAGCCCACCCAATCTTCCCACTTTTCCTAGAATTGATAGCATGTATAATTTCCTGGGCAATAAGAATATTATCAAAAATGACCCGACCAGAGACAAAAGCACTTTGATAGGGGGAAATAATTTTATCCAAAACAACCTTTAACCGATTAGCCAACACCTTAGAAATAACCTTATAAAAGGTCGAACAAAGACTTATAGGTCTGAAATCCTTAAGTGTATGGGCATTCTGTTTTTTAGGAATGAGAGAGATAAGAGTAGTGTTTACAACTGAGAAATCAATCCCCTCATTAAGACAAGAAAGAACAGCCCTAGCAAAGTCTATTCCAAGAGTGGACCAATTCTTTTGATAAAAATAAGCATTTAGCCCATCCAAACCAGGGGCCTTATCCCCAGAAAGGTTAAACAGGGCTCTCCTTACTTCTTTAGTAGAAAAAGGTGCATCCAGGAAAGCATAGTCAAGGTCATCCAAAGGAGGGCCCAAACAATCCAAAATGAGATGCACAGCATCAGCATCACTACCAGGAGAACTAAACAAATCATTGAAATAAGAAACAAGCAGGTTACTCATATCACTATGACTAGAAACAATTCTTTGATTATCATCTTTGAGGAACTTAATGGTATTATTCTTTTTTCGTTTAGAAGCAAA
This region of Cannabis sativa cultivar Pink pepper isolate KNU-18-1 chromosome 7, ASM2916894v1, whole genome shotgun sequence genomic DNA includes:
- the LOC115697148 gene encoding uncharacterized protein LOC115697148, translating into MEVISEEPIAAVSSILVYPIKSCRGISAPQCFLTPTGFRWDRQWLIVNSKGRAYTQRVEPTLALVETELPNEAFLEGWEPNKNSCLVIKAPGMDELKISLTPPQEVADGVSVWEWFGAALDEGAEASKWFSNYLGKPSRLVRFNTASETRPVDPEYAAGHKVMFSDQFPFMILSQGSMDALNTLLKEPIPVNRFRPNIVVDGCEPFSEDLWMEFRIDNFTFEGVKLCSRCKVPSINQETGIAGPEPNETLMKMRSDKVLRPDKKQQGKIYFGQNMVWKGNVAEGKAKVMKIGDPVYAIKKFSTVAEAAA